CGACTCGGCGACGCCCGAGCAGCGCCGGCGCGTGCAGacgggccaggccgagtgcGTGGTCGAGATGCTGTCGCACCCGGACTGGCCGAGCGTGCGCCAGCAGCGCGTCAGCGACATTGTGCACCGGTTCAAGGAGATGGCCGGCCCGCTGATGCGCGAAGACGCCGACCGCGCCCTCGCCTCGCACGACCTGTACGGCATCGCCGTCAACGCCATCGAGACCTCGGCCAGGGTGCTGTCGGCCCGGTTGAGCTTCGTCTTTGGCTTCAGCGACTGCGGCGTCAAGTTCTCGGATCAGATGCACTACGCCATCAACGCCGCCAACATTGGCGGCGTCaagctgcagcagcagcagtggcGCGTCATGTGTGTCGTCACGCCCAACATGACCATCCGGGACGACGGCGGCCCCACCACCCAGCTGCGCAACATTGCAAAGGCCAAGGTCATGGTCATGCCTTAGATCCGGGCTACGTCGCGTGTGTCACACTGATTGTTGGTGGCTCGTGGACAagggtttttttgtttttttgtttggagGTCTCACCGCAAAAAGCTCATGGCTGTTTACCAGGTCATGACGCCAAGCCACATCAGGCAATACCTCTATAAACATTAAAGCTTGCTCGGGCTCACGAAGCACACGACACGGTTCATCTTCATCACCATTTCCTTATCATTCTCAACTCTCTGGCTAGCCATCTCATATCGAGCAGCCCGGGAGAGTTGTTTGTTTTCCGAACAAAACTGTTATGAGTGGCACAAGCTCTACAGGAACGGCATcacagtctttttttttcctttgatCTTGGGACTCCCGGGAGTAAACCGAGCCTCGCAGTTGGCACAACAGGCTTCCACTTGAAGACTATGAAAACCAGAGTCTATTCGAGGCCCGTATCGCCAGGAGAGGTTGTGAGCGAGGTTCCTTTTTTCACACTTTAACAGTGCTTATCCCTTTAATCTTTGGGAGGAGCtctggattttttttctctttggggatctctttgtttgtttgtttccttctcTGGCGCTGGGTTTCCGGGTTTTCTCTGCCACATGCCACATATACGGTATCACAAGACAGAATTAAGCTTGGGAGAAACCGGTGAATGAATTAATTGGGGGGCAGCTCATAACTCGGTGTCTTTCTCAGACGGCAATAACTGCAATAATTGGGAGAAAGGGCTCCGGGTATCATTCACTGAGCAAAAGCGCAGGGAGGAAAGGAGACAATGGCCAAAATCGGCGTGTTCATAGTGATAATATGAGGCGATGAATACTCATTGTAAATTGTATTACTTGTGCAATATTTGATATCGTAGTGAAGTCAAGGTCTGCGTATGAAACATACAGCAGTGCTCCATGAAGAAATCTAACGCTTGATGAATACCAAAAGAACAACAGAAACTGGCCCTTGGCCGACGTTATCAAATCCCCAACTCCCAGCTTGCTTGAAAATGCACTGGAAAAGATTCAGAGTATcataaaaaaagaggagTCAAAAACAACCCAGAACGAACTCATTGGTTTACACCACCTCGCCAGACTCACTGCCTCTGGTCAGGAATGTGCTTCTGATCGACCTTGCGCACCACGGCACCCAAAACAACCTTTAGCACAGCCTCGTACGTCAAGACCGGGGTCTCGCCATCGTCCACGTCAAAAGTTGCCGTGTCGACAATGTCACGCAGCTTACCGCCCTTGACCTTTCCGCCGAGGTTGTCGTCGAGGTCCCGCagcgccctggccgccgtGCGATCGCGGCCGACCTGGAAGAACTGCACACCAATCTGGTGCGCCGGGGCGCGGACCTTGTCGAGCCGCTGCGCGACGTCCTCTAGCACGTCGGGGAGGAGGTTCGGCGCGCGGTCGTTGGGCTCGCCGTCGGTGATGACGATGAGGTTGATGGGCTTCAGGCCCGTCTTGGACGGCCTCTTGCCCCCGCGCACGGCCGCCTCGAACTCGCACAGGTAGGGGTGCAGCATCTCCCCGACGCGGCGGCCCGTGGGCGTCGCGGCGGTGGGGAAGACCTTGCGGAAGACCTCGTCGACCGCGGCCGGGTCCTTGACGTTTTGGAGCTTGGTCCTCGAGTTGAGGAACTCGATGTCGatgccgtcctcgtcgtgCATGGCGCAGACGGGGACGATTTGGTTCAGCACCGTCTGCACCTCGCGCCACCGCGCGCCGGCCATGGAGCCCGAGTCGTCGATCAGGAACATGGTGTCAAAGTGCGCGAGGAATGCGTACGGGTCGTCATCGTTGGTGACGTCCTGCGCGCGCAAGCCGACGCCTGTGTCATTTCTGGTCACTGCTGCTGGCGTATCAAAGGGCGTGTATGCTGGCGGCGGCTGAGCTGGTTGTGAGCTTGATGATGGCTCTGCCGCCGCGCTTTTCTCGGATCCCCTCTTGGAGAAGCGACCCTTTATTGAGCCAAAGAAGctcattttattttttattttttttgttgttgttgtagtTTTGTGGTAACTGCTGGGAAAAGTAGCGCTGTAGCGTGTGTCAAAGCGCGCAATTATAGAGACGTGGACGGATGACTTGAGGTTGGCGAGATGGACAGATAGCTAAGATTACTTCTTTGCTTGTAATGTAGAGCAGTGGCGGCAGGCGCTTAATTAAATTAAATTCGATTTGTGACTGTGCTATGTGTGGCAAGGAGCGAGCGCCTTTGTGTTTGTGTGAAAAGCAACAAAGGGCAAGTAGTGCAAGTTGCAGTTTCTTAAAATGGCCTGTGATTGATCTCGTCTTTGAAGTACCAAAAAAGCAAAGTTGCGTCCATGCCCAATCGATTGAATGTGCACTTGCACACTTTTGTAGTTCATGAGTTCATGAGTTCATGATAGTGCCAGTCTCAACAAGCGTTTGGCCGGGCAACACGGCCTGAATGGCTGTGGTTTATCCATTTCGGCGAGGCAAATGTGCAGGCTAGGCTGACTGGTTAAATCCGTTCCTCTCTCTGATTATTGGTTCAAATCCAAGGCTTGGACAGTGTAAAGAGTGCCTAGCCGACTGCGCCCCCGTCCTGTGCGCTCCCTCGCTTTCAGTAGCCGCTGCATAGCCAGAAAATATGGATCACATTCTCCATATACTGTACGATAGGGAGACTGAAGCCAACGAACGGCCTTTGGGGTGTCTGGGGCAACAAATAATACGTAGTAGAAATTCCACCATGACTTGTGCCAATCCACACCAACAAGACTCCAAGCCTTGGGGTGTAGCCTTGCGGGATATGTCGACAAGACGCCAGTCTCGGCGGGACGAAGTGCTGGCGGCCCCAGAGCTTAAATAGATCCAAGGGATAATTAGACCTAGATGGTACAATAATCTTACAAATCACGTGCATCAGTCTCATACAAGTCATGTGATAGTCAGTCCCTTGGCAATTATCGACATGGATAGCGTTTCTTTCTGCAGCCACCTTATTGACCCCTCATCGCGCTTCTTCACGATTCAAGCACGTCAAGCAACGACCTGGGATGTGGGGGTTGCGGGGAAATCGGTCTGACACTGACAAGACTCAACGATGTCAGCTAGTCTACACTATTTTTTCTCTCATCTTTCTAGTAATTATCCGTCAACCGCATCGACTTAATATGTTGTCATCTTGTCATTGATCcacaaagacaaaaagaataTAGATGTAGCAATGTCATTCGTGCTTGCTAGGCGATGCTACGGTAACTTTATCAAAAACATAATCATGTATAGCACGCAGGAATCGGCACAATGCAACCCCACCCATAGTGGCTGCATCTCGTCTTCTACTTTATACGTAAGTGGATGTCAACTTTGACGGCACGTTTCTCAGAGAGACAGCTAGTGGAACGCCGTCCCCCCTGGTGTCGATTTGTCGGCGGAACATGCAGGATGTGAGGAATATCCTGGTTCTTCACTTCGCTGACCGCCTTCACTGTAGTCGTAAGTAGTAGTAACACCAAGTAGCTTCCAGTCGTCGTCACCCAATTGTTGTTTGGAGCCGATAGGAAAACGAGGCGGATCTGTCCGTGGCGAACTCCAGttgctttctcttttttcttcttctttttttaaccCCTCTTTTCCTTCTAGACTTGAATAAAAATTTGAAATACTTGATCTTGCGAGTGCCTTGCATTCTTGGTGTATAAAAAAATATCACGACGTCTCAAGTATCTTTTGGCTTCATTATTTGCTCTGAATTTCCTTCCGTTCGAACCCTTAAAAAGTTCCCCCTATTTCCCACCCTGCAAGCTCCTCAGCATTTGATTCGCTACGGTTCCATTTTTATTCCTACCCCAATTGCACTGTAACTAGGATATCCTTGTTACAGACTTTGAGAGGTACAATCGTGTGTGGCCATCGTGGGCGTCCTGCCGATTACCAAAACCAGGACCACCGCCCAAATTCCCTCATCTGCGAGGTTTTCCTTCTCGTTTACCTGGCTGGTGAGTCGCAATCATGTTCAGCAACCGCAAGTTCAGTATCAACCGGAACACGGGAGTTCCAAAGCCCTCGCGGCGCTTCTCCCTTGCGGAACCCAGCGCGAACGGTAAGCAACTTTTTGTTCCTGGTTGTAtgaaaaaataaatataCCCCGCATCCGGGCCTCTCTAGGCTAGTCTCATTCATCCAGCCGCCCAAGTGCCGCTCCTTGGTTTTCTTGGCACGGAGCAGCTCCCAGAGAGCATGCGTCTCCAATTAGACAAATTTCGCAACTTGTACAACGGctttgggctttttttttttgcttttgctttgcttGGGTCGACTGGGCTGAGCTGATGTGTGCTCTTTAATCCAGAGGCTGGATCAAAGATCCACAGGCAGTTCCGTGCCGCCCACGAAGGCCATCTTCCTCATGCCGGCCTCGATCCCACTCGAGCCTCGACCGGTGTCGTCTGGTGTACCGAGCGCGCAACCGAGTATGGCTTCATGGAGGAGCCCGAAAAGTGGGCAAACCTGGGCCAGGGTGCCCCCGAGGTAGAAGACGAGATCGAGGGCTGCTTCAAGCGTCCCACGAGCGTCGACGTCACCCTCAACAGCCGCGAGTACGGCCCTACCGCCGGCATCAAGCCCCTGAGGGAGGCCGTCGCCCACCTGTACAACGAGATGCACCGCAAGGGCCAGGACAGCCTCTACACCTGGGAGAACGTCGCCATCGTGCCCGGTGGCCGTGCTGGTCTGATCCGTATCGCTGCCGTGCTCAACAACTCGTACCTGTCCTTCTTCATCCCCGACTACACGGCCTACAATGAGATGTTGTCGCTCTTCAAGGACATTGCCGCCATCCCTGTGCCCCTGTCCGAGGACGATGGCTACCACATCAACCCCGACAAGATCGCCGAGGAAATCGCCCGTGGTACCGGTGTCATTTTGACCTCGAACCCCCGTAACCCTACCGGCAGGGTCGTCTCCAACCCCGAGCTGGCTGAGATTCAAGATCTGTGCCGTGACCGTGCTACTTTTATCTCGGATGAGTTTTGTAGGTTCCCGCTTCCACGGCTTGAGATGAGGGTTGCTTAGAAGCCCATCTATCCCAGTCCAAAAAACTGTCTGTAGGGCAAGGCAAACGGACCCGCCTGCAGCTTGTCAAACTAATCACAAAATGTGTCTCAAGACTCCGGATACAACTACACCAGCGACTGCGATGGAACCACCATCAGCGCTGCCGTAAGTCATGACTTGTCCTGGTGGCTTACCACAAGAAGCCCCCCCTCCCCTCTATTTAGTGTGTGATTGATCCTAGACTTGCCGACTGACAAGCTAAAAATAACAGGAAAACGTTCTTGAtgtcgacgatgacgacgtgcTCATCATTGACGGTCTGACCAAGCGCTTCCGTCTTCCCGGTTGGCGTGTGGCCTGGATCCTGGGCCCCAAGGAATTCATCAAGGCGTAAGAGATATTCAGTGAATCTGAGAATTATATTATGCGCTAGACTAACAAGACCTCCTTTTCTTcccacaaacaaaaaaaaaacacagcaTCGGCTCGTGCGGCTCCTACCTTGACGGTGGCACCAACGTCGCCTTCCAGGAGGCGGCCATCCCCATGCTGGAGCCCAGCCTGGTCAAGGCCGAGATGAAGGCCCTGCAGAGCCACTTCCGCGACAAGCGCGACTACGTGGTCAAGCGCCTGCGCGACATGGGCTTCACCATCAAGTTCGTGCCCGACTCGACCTTTTACCTGTGGCTCAACCTCGAAGGCCTGCCCAAGCCCATCGAGGACGGCCTCAACTTCTTCCAGGCCTGCCTCGAGGAGAAGGTCATTGTCGTGCCCGGCATCTTCTTCGACCTGAACCCCGCCCGCCGTCGTGACCTGTTCGACTCGCCCTGCCACCACTTTGTCCGCTTCTCCTACGGTCCCAAGATGGAGACTTTGAAGCTGGGTTGTGATGGTATCGAGAGGGTTGTCAAAAagtaagcaaaaaaaaacattctagttggccccccttttttttcttgccttgGCAGTTTGCTAACAAAGACACAACTTGCCCTACATAGGTTCAAGGATGCGCTCACCATGACACATGCCTAAGAGCTGTCGGTAGGTGAGACGATAAGGTATAGAACAAAATACACGACTGAAGAAATATATTTCCATGATTTTTTGGGAGTCAGCCATTTTTGGTGCTTGCATATCCTCAAATGTGATCATGAACGACTACTTCAACTTCAGCCTTGTTGTACCTTTGGTTTTATTTCTTGGGATAGCTACACCAGTGATGTCTTGATCATGAATTCAGAAAAGCGAGATCGCTATCACATCAATGACTGCAGTAGCTGCATTTCTATACCGGGGTGCTTATATCTAGTCTCGGTCTATTTATACCCAGATGCAAATAGTAAAGTTTATCGTACAATGGCACAGCCATCCGCGAataaagggggaaaaaaagagtttACAAGTTGAGGGGTATCGAATCAAAACTAGCCACTATCCAtctggaaaagaaaacagaaacACCAAGCATAGAGAACAAATTATCAAGATAACAGTCGTACTTCGACACTCAATTTGGATTGATTACCATGCCACATGCTTAGCCCCCGTTGTTCTCTTCGCCGCCACCGCTCGCGTGTAAAAGACCAATGATGTCGTTGGTCGAAAAGTACTCTACCAACCACGGTGCCATGGCCTCGGTCGGGTCTTGGCCCCATGTGATCTCACGGCTGTCAAAGGTGAGGTCGCTAAGCTGAGGGTAGTATCCACCGTTCGGCGTGACGATGCCGGCGGTCTGCACAATGGGCGATGAGTACTCTCCCGGCTGCGGGTGCTCAAACTTGGCAGGCTGCTGGTCAGCAGGGCCCGATGGCGTCGCCGATGaagacctgccgccgcttGTCATCAACGATGGCTCGTAGCCGGCCACTGATGAGCGCGCCGGTGCCGTGTATATGTTGTTTCCTGTGATGTTGCTCGTCGGAGAGGTTTGTGATGTACCCTCGGGGCTGGAATCGAGCTGGCGATGAAGATTCAGATGAAGATGACGGTCGTTGACGGGATCGCCACTAGGAAGACGAGATCTAGATGGCTCCTTGGCCGATGTGGCAGCCCTAGGGCTGTTGAATGAAGACATGGACCTACGCTTCTGCCGTAACCGGGGCTTGGGCGGGACGTTTGCTGCCGACACTGGCGAAAATCGCATTGCCGAGACGGGTGCTTGTGGGTAAGCGGACGTGTATATGGCATGTGGGGGCTCGTTGCGGAGAGGGTCGTAGGCCATGTTCCCCAGAGGAGGTGTGAGGGGTGCAGGTACAACGGGGGGCTGGCTTGCAGAATCATAGCTTGGCTCGGGCTCGGTTGACGTTGCAGCCCCGGTGGGTATCTCTCGTTGGTGAGCTGAAGATCCAGGACGATGTCGCACGTGTTGCTGGCCTTGCAGGCTCATTGCGGCGTAGGCTTGGTTCTGATAAACCCAGGTGAGAGACGAGTTTGGTGAGTTGGTTGTGCCTGTGAGAGAGAAGCCGACCATGGGCGGCACATTTGGAGTCGAAGGAATTTCGAATTCACGGGGGAGCCGGCCCAGCGAAGATGACCGTCTTCCTGAAATTTTCTTGGTCATGGCGTACTCCTCTAGCGTATAAGTCTCGCAGTCCCAAATCCCCTTGGACTTCTGGTCCAAAGCCGTGAGTATATATCTGACGCCGCCCCAATAGGATTGTAACTGTTGGAGACTCTTATAACACCGTTGATAGTTCTGGTTAGCCCCAAAGGCAAGCAGCGAGCTGGGCTGCTtcgcctccttctccttggccccaaaacaaaagccCTTTGTCAGGCCAGCCGGTCCAGTGTCGGTCTGCGACGGTGCCGACGACTGCGCTGCACCGGACTGCATCAAAAATGCACAGGCGGCTATGTACATGGGCTGTGACGTGAATGGGTTTCCTATGACGCTTCTCGAGTCGATAAGTTCAGCAAAAGAGAGAATATCTGCAATCGATCTTGCGCTTGAGATGGCCACCTCGCGACCATTTGGCAAGAGATCATCAATCTGCCCGACTGCTCCAAAAATGACGGCGGGCTGGTGGAGGATGATGATCAAGGTGTGAAACCAAAGATGAAGCAATATGAATGTCGTGCCCTGGCCAGCCCTTGAGTACTCCTGAAAGTTGACAGCATTGAAATGGAGACGAGTGTCCAATCTCTGGTGGAGTAACGTCAATTCCTGCACAAGGCTGCTGAGGTTCTCCTGGATGCTTTCGCCTGCCAGTTCCTTCGGATTCCTAACATTGTTCAAAACATCCGATACTCGGCCGTACAGATGGATGATCCCTATGAAATCAGGGAACGGTGCAGGCCAGCCATTGCCAGAGATCAGGGACGGTTCTGGCAGAGGTATCTCGAAATCTTCGTCCTTGAACCGAACGGGCCGCCCAGTGCCCGAGGAGATGACTCTGTCCAGAACAAAAACCGCCCAAAAGGTGTTGATTCGCTCCTGTTCGACCTCGGCCTGTTCCTCTGGGCTGAGGGTGCCTTCTCCATTGTCCCGTTTATCGTGTCCTTGCTCGGCTTCGTCGTACTTTGGGATACAAGCGAGCGTGTACCAAGGGTCCTTCTCGCCTTGATACTTGACTCCGTCCTTCCTCGGCAGACCTATATCAATAGACATTCCAATGGCAAGCTGGAGGTAGGCCCACAGAGCGCTATCCTGGTCCTGGCCGAAGCTTTCGTACGCCAGCAGAAGATAGGCCTGAACGGCACCGACAGTCGGGCAAGGAAATGGATCCACAGTGGCCATCTTTGCACGCTGTGCATAGAAATGTCCCATGGCCTCCCTGTCGTCCTTTTTCTTGTGGAACCTTGCAGCTAGGGCCAGTATGGCGTCCAGCAGGATCGGTTCAACCCTCTTCTCGCCGACCATCTTGAGGAACTTTTCACGGCGTAGGAAGGGGTAGTTGCAGCCCAGGTGTGTGAAGAAAGTGTCTATCAGGCGTATTATGGTGGGATCCGTCGCCCCGGGGTCGTTGGGATCGTAAATAGGCAGATCCTCGGGGTTCTCAGGTGCAAGATCCTCCTGGTGCAGTATTCCATGAGAGGCCTGGGATCGGGTCTCGGTCGGGGACGATCCTGAGAGCGAGCCTCCTCTGCTTCTGCGGGGGTTTGGCACATTGACGACCATTTGTTTGAAGCCGGGCACGATTGCGGTCGGGCCAAAATACCTAAAGTAGGGAACTCTGTTGCTCTCGTCGTGCTCTCTGTTGGACGAGGAATCCACAAGCGGGGATCCAGACTGCTGAGTACTTGTAGTGGCGGATTGGTTGATCCGTTGGGCGTTGCAGCCTTCTGCGATcccgtcttcctcgtcctcgtcctcatcctcatcctcatcacCGCAATCCTTCGGGCCCACTGAGTACTTCCGCCTCGCGCCAGACGAGGGTGCAGTGTCCCGCTTCCTGTCTGGGGCATCACCATAACCCCGACACGAATGACCGTTCTTTGTGCAGGTTGAACATGTCGGACGGGCGCCATCGCACCTCGTCTTGCG
This DNA window, taken from Pyricularia oryzae 70-15 chromosome 6, whole genome shotgun sequence, encodes the following:
- a CDS encoding pathway-specific nitrogen regulator, whose protein sequence is MTSILSPEVLPKPIRFVNNKGLPPSKRRRVNAACYTCRRRKTRCDGARPTCSTCTKNGHSCRGYGDAPDRKRDTAPSSGARRKYSVGPKDCGDEDEDEDEDEEDGIAEGCNAQRINQSATTSTQQSGSPLVDSSSNREHDESNRVPYFRYFGPTAIVPGFKQMVVNVPNPRRSRGGSLSGSSPTETRSQASHGILHQEDLAPENPEDLPIYDPNDPGATDPTIIRLIDTFFTHLGCNYPFLRREKFLKMVGEKRVEPILLDAILALAARFHKKKDDREAMGHFYAQRAKMATVDPFPCPTVGAVQAYLLLAYESFGQDQDSALWAYLQLAIGMSIDIGLPRKDGVKYQGEKDPWYTLACIPKYDEAEQGHDKRDNGEGTLSPEEQAEVEQERINTFWAVFVLDRVISSGTGRPVRFKDEDFEIPLPEPSLISGNGWPAPFPDFIGIIHLYGRVSDVLNNVRNPKELAGESIQENLSSLVQELTLLHQRLDTRLHFNAVNFQEYSRAGQGTTFILLHLWFHTLIIILHQPAVIFGAVGQIDDLLPNGREVAISSARSIADILSFAELIDSRSVIGNPFTSQPMYIAACAFLMQSGAAQSSAPSQTDTGPAGLTKGFCFGAKEKEAKQPSSLLAFGANQNYQRCYKSLQQLQSYWGGVRYILTALDQKSKGIWDCETYTLEEYAMTKKISGRRSSSLGRLPREFEIPSTPNVPPMVGFSLTGTTNSPNSSLTWVYQNQAYAAMSLQGQQHVRHRPGSSAHQREIPTGAATSTEPEPSYDSASQPPVVPAPLTPPLGNMAYDPLRNEPPHAIYTSAYPQAPVSAMRFSPVSAANVPPKPRLRQKRRSMSSFNSPRAATSAKEPSRSRLPSGDPVNDRHLHLNLHRQLDSSPEGTSQTSPTSNITGNNIYTAPARSSVAGYEPSLMTSGGRSSSATPSGPADQQPAKFEHPQPGEYSSPIVQTAGIVTPNGGYYPQLSDLTFDSREITWGQDPTEAMAPWLVEYFSTNDIIGLLHASGGGEENNGG